The Rhodopirellula halodulae sequence AGGCTGCGGCGCGGTGAGTGCCGCCCCCAGCAGATTGCGTTCGTCAACGTTTTCGCCGACCAACAAAACGCGTGGCGGTGTTGGAAGATGGATCGTCAGATAGCGTCGATCGTCCCACGCAAATCCGTCGTTGCCAATCAACTCGATCACCGCGTGGTGGATTCCCAACTCCAATGGCGGAAGCGTCATCACCACATCCGCTTGGGCACCGGGACTGACACGCACCGAGGCTCGGTCGACGCGACGCAGCGATGGCAACACGACCTCACCATCGCGAATCACGGGCAGCGTTGGATCGCGATCGTACAAACTCATCTGCACCGTCACGCTCAACGAGTCCGCCGGTGCGTCTCCAGTGTTTGACCCTGCTTCCACACCGATCGACATGGAAACCGGAATGGGAACCTGAGGAGCGGGCGCGGCGTCGACCAGCTTTGGCGTCGTCAAAAATCGATTCAGCGGGACTCGATCAGCAGCGGAATCAGCACCTTCCTCCGCAACATCGATTTGCAAAAGAGTGACCGCGACATCGTCCCAAGAGGCTTCGGCTGAATCTCCATCACGAGCCCAGGTTTCAGCGTTCCAGTCCGACACCACCACCAACTGCTTGCCAGGCAGATCACTCGAACGCAGCAACTCCACCGCCGATCGCATGCGTTCATCCATTGGCAACGGATTCGGAAGCGATTGAATCTGTGACAGCCGAACGCGAGCCGACGCGATATCCAATGAAAATCCAACGGGAGTCGCGGAACGATCCAGCACCACTAAACGACTGCCTTCGGGGAGCCGATCCATCACCGCGATGGCTTCGCCGATGGCCCGACGCAAACGAGTCATCCCAGCATCGGAGGAGCCGCCGTTTGCAGTGCTCGTGGAGTTGTTGTTTGGCGACGCTTGGCGGGCGGAGGATGGACCATTGTCAATCAACAACGCCATCGCCACTGGTTGTTCTTGTCCCAGATCGATGTCCTCAGAATTGGCCCACGCTCGCGTCGCGAGCAACATCGAACCCAACAGAGCAACCACCCCGGCGATTGCCATTCCAATCGCGAGCGACCGCCCCATTCCTTTCGCGATCGCGACGCTTGCCAAAACCAGAAAACCAACCCCGGTCGCACCAACCAAACCGATCGTCCACCAAGTGGATGCGGCCGCCGAGGCAATGTGCGGCCGCGCGAGCGCCAACGCGAGTGCCATCACCGCCAAGATTCGCAATGCCAACAGCCACCACCGGCGAACCTGCAACTGGCTGCGTTGCGTGGTCAGTTTGGGACGCAGAAACTGCACGCCGGGGAACACCACCCGCTGCGGTTCACGTTTGGCCAACATGTGCAACGCGATCGGTACCACCGCGGCCAGCGTCCCGAAGATCAGCGTTGCGTTGAAAAACGTCACTGCCCGTCCGTCAGTTCAAGAATCCATTTAGCCAACTGATCCAACGTGCCGGCTTCAATCGTGTGCGGTCCTTGGAAGGGCCGGAACTCCCACTCAGCGGCTTCTTCGTTCAGTGTATCGGCCAACGTCGCCGCACTGGAAAATGGCAGGATCGAATCCATCGTGCCGTGCGATTGCAACACGCGAGTCGACGCCAACCGAGCCTTGCCCTTTTTCGATGCGGCTTCGATCCATTGCGGGCCACACACCAATGTTCCGGAGAACTGAACCAAAATTTCAGGAGGAGGCAGCTCGCTGGTCAGCGCCACATTCATCGTGACCATCGCACCTTGCGAAAAACCGCCCAGCACATACGGCACCTGCGCGTTGGCTTTCGCATTGGGCATCGATTCCAACACCGCTCGAACCGTGGAAGTCAGTTTCTGACTCGCGTCGTCAATTCCGGGTGGTGTCTGGTCATGCAATTGTTCGAACTGAGACGTCTGCAGTAGCTGTTGCAAAGACGCCATGTTCAGAGGCCACCACGCGCGGCCGCCGGGCATGCCTTGATCCGCCAAATCACCCGGTGCCACGGGAAAGACGAAACGGACCGACGTGCCCACCGGCCCGAGCTTCTGAAACAGATAATCCGTCAGCCCGACCAGATCATCGCCGGGGGCACCGTATCCATGACACAAAATCACCGGCAACGTGGGTGCATCCGAACCGTCGACCACGGTGCAAGCCAACTCACCCAACGAGTTTGCATGAAAAGTTTGTTTGGGAGTATTCATGTCTCCCAAGATAGTGCTTTGGCACTGGATGAGTCAGCCCAGGTTTCGTTCGCAATCAAGCGATCGAAAGCCGCTCTGACATGCCATTCAAACGATCATTCCAGCCAAATGAACCCCGGATGCCAAACGTCGCCGTTGCCGCAATCGCCCGTCAGTTGGAAGTGGGCATGCCGAGCTGTCGCATTTTTCGGTAGAGATTGGAACGGTGCAGCCCCAGCTTGCCAGCCGCTTCGGTCATGTTGCCGCCGCACGAAGCGATCAACCGTTCGATGTGCTGAATTTGAAACGCTCGCGTGGCATGATTCAAATTTCCGTCCGCGTCTTCCGCCCAACCCGTGTCCGCCGATGGACGATTCACGGACGGAGTCATCATCAAGTCTTCGGATCGAATCACATCGCCTGAAGTCAGGTAACAAACACGCTCGATCGTATTACGCAGCTCCCGCACATTGCCTGGCCAATCATGGGACAACATCGCTCGCCGAGCATCTTCCGAAAACGTCGGCATCGTACGCCCAATCTGGCGACAGAAATCCTCAAGGAAATGGTTGGCCAGCTCCATCACATCGTCGCCACGTTGCGACAACGATGGCAACGTCAGTGACACCACGTTCAGACGGAAAAACAAATCCTCACGGAATTTCTTGGCTTCGATCAACTGTTGCAACGGTTGATTCGTGGCGGCGATCACTCGAACATCCACCGGGATGGGTTGCGATCCTCCCACGCGAACAACGACTTTTTCTTCCAGGACTCGCAGCAACTTGGCTTGCCCGCCGGCACTCATGTCCCCGACTTCATCCAGGAACAATGTGCCGCCGCTGGCCAGTTCGAATTTGCCGACGCGAGTGTCCGACGCATCGGTGAAGGCGCCTTTCTCATGCCCGAACAGTTCGCTCTCGAGCAAAGTTTCCACCAGCGCCGCGCAGTTGACCGCGACAAAAGGGCCGTTGCGACGTTCGCTTTGATAGTGAATGTGTTGGGCCAAGACTTCTTTGCCGGTCCCATTGCTTCCCAACACCAAGACACTGAGATCCGTGGGAGCCACCTTGGTTGCGTTACGGCGAATCTCTTCCATCGAATGATGGCTGCCGATCAGTGGTTTCGATTGAGCCGCTTGTTCCACCAACCGATCGCGTGTCTCGGTCAAATCCACTCGGGTGCGATAGGACTCGATGGCGAGCGCCGCGTGCATTGCCAGTTCGCTCAACGTTCGCACGTCCGCCGCATCAAAGCTCTCGTTCCGATGATCTCCGGGATCCGCGTTGATGGCTTCGAACACGCCGATCACTTGATCTCGCGAATTGACCATCGGGACCGCGAGCAACGAACGCGTCGTGAAGTTTTGGGCCCGGTCGATCCGCCGGTTCACACGTCCTTCATCGGTGCCGCCGGCTGACCACCAGCGCGGGCTCTTGCTTTGCAATGCTTCGCCGACAATGCCCGCGTTGTCCTCCACCTCCAACACGCCGCTTTCAATTCCGATCGCGGGTCGGCCAATCAACTTCTTCGTTCGTTTGTCCCACAAAAAGATGGTGGCTCGTTCGCAATTCAACACTTCACAGGCACAGTTGGCCATCGAATTCAGTAGCGATGCGTCATCATCCAGTTGCTGCCAAGCCGCCGCGTGCTGCAGCATTTGAGTCGTCTGCCACAACCGACGCGTGTCGTTTTGATGAGACCGTTGTAGCGACAGGTATCGCCCCAACACGGATGCCAACATTCGCAGCGTGGCTTGATCGGCGGGCTGCTCATTGATCGACAACACGATCGCTTCGCTGCCAACGCCGGGCAGCACATCCGACTCGGGTTCGCCGGCGGAAGCAGTCGCGTCAGGTTGCACCAGAGCGTCCACGCCGAGAGCAGCAAAATTGCCCGACTGAACCCATTCGTCGTCCGCAACGGCCTGGCTGGCCAGCGACTCCGCCTCGTCCCAAGCATCCCCGGTCCAAAAAGCGGTCTGCCATCGGTCTCGGTTCTGCTCCACGACACCGCCGCGCAAAGTCGCGTTCTGCCCGACCAACCCCAGCAAAACGGGCATGAACGACGACAACGAGTCAGCAGATGTCATGACATCCTCCGGCTTGGCAGAAGCGCGAACCGAAGGCAAAACCGAATGCGACCGATCCATGGCAGAACGCGATTTGACAACATGAGGGGATGAGTAACCAATCACTCGTCTGATTTCCCAGAGAGAACGTCGGCTTGTCGGTCACGGAAACCACCGCGATGATGTTCACCGCTGGACAGTAAAAAACAGAACCAAGCCGAAAAGGTTGAAGATGCAATTTGAAGGAAAAAAGGGTTTGATCATTGGGGTCGCTAACGACCACTCGATCGCATGGGCGATCGCACAACAGATCTTGCAACAAGGCGGCACCTGCGGTTTCACGCACCTTCCTGACCGAGAAGACGATGAAAAACAGCGAAACCGACGCCGGGTTGCCAAATTGACAGACCCCGAAGATGGCGCCGCATTTTTGCTACCTATGGACGCGAATAACGACGACGACATCCGCACCGTTTTCGAACACACCGAGAAAACGTTCGGAAAAATCGACTTTTTGCTCCACTCGATCGCCTTCGCCGACCGTGACGATCTGGGCCGAGAAACGATGCACACGTCGCGATCTGGATTCAAATTGGCGATGGAATCCAGCGTCTATTCGCTGCTGGCCGTCACCGCCGCCGCTGAAAAGATCATGAACCCCGGCGGTGCCGTGCTGACCATGACCTACTACGGCGGCGAAAAATGCGTGCCGGGTTACAACGTGATGGGCGTCTGCAAAGCCGCTCTGGAAGCCTCGATGCGGTACCTGGCATTCGACATGGGTGCCCGCAACGTCCGCGTCAATGCTCTGTCGGCCGGCCCCATTCGAACCCTGGCCGGTCGTGCCGCGGGCGTGGAAGAAATGCTGACGATGTACGAACACATGGCTCCCATGGGCCGAAATGTGACTCACGAGGAAGTCGGCCAGTCCGGTGCATTTCTGCTGAGTGACGCCAGCAGCGGCATCAGCGGCGAAATCCTGCACGTCGACGGTGGCTACCACGCCATGGGCAGTCCCGGCCGCCTCCTCGACGAAATCAAAAAGCACCAGTAGCTCCTCAGCCCTCAGCCCTCAGCCCTCAGCCCTCAGCCCTCAGCCCTCCCAAAACTCCCCATGGTTCGCACCGCTTCCACAATGATGCCGCTGGGCACCGCTGCCCCCGACTTTTCGCTTCCCGAGACCGACGGCGGCACGGTTTCGCTCGCTGATTTCAAAGATCACAAAGCCCTGCTGGTGATCTTCCTTTGCAATCACTGCCCCTACGTCAAACACGTAGCCGAGCAACTCAAGCTTCTCAGCGACGAGTACATGCAGCACGGTGTCGGCGTGGTTGGGATCAGCAGCAACGACATCGAGAAATATCCCGATGACAACTTCGACGCGATGAAGGCGGAAAAGGAATCTCGCGGCTACGCGTTTCCCTATGCCTTGGACGAAGACCAATCGGTCGCCATCGCTTACGGAGCCGCTTGCACCCCCGACTTTTTCCTCTTCGATGCCGACCACAAACTGACCTACCGCGGCCAACTCGACGCCAGCCGCCCCGGGTCGGACTTGCCCGTGACCGGAAGCGATTTGCGAGCCGCTTTGGACGAAACCATCGCCGGACGATCACCCAAGGAGGACCAACGTCCTTCGATCGGCTGCAACATCAAATGGAAAGAAGGCAACGAGCCGACCTACTTCGACCCCAACGGCACCGCGTGAACCAGCACGCTCACGGACCGCTGATTGACGACGCCCGAGCCATGTTCGCTCGCGGCGTCGATGCGGTACTGGGTGACCGCCTGCTGCTGAACTCGCTGTCCGCCGACGCCACACATCTCTGGGTCGGCGACCTTGCCATCCCACGCGATTCATTCGACCGTTTGGTGGTCATTGGGGCTGGCAAAGCATCCGCCGCAATGGCCGCGGGTCTGTCGCAGTTCATCCAGTCACAATTGCCGACCCTGACTGGCCAACCGATGCCGGTCATCGGACACGTCAATGTGCCCGAAGGCTGCTTTCGCGATTTGCCAGGCATCACAATTCAAGAAGCCCGGCCTGCCGGCGTCAACGAACCGACCGAAGCCGCGATCCAAGGCACGGATCGAATCCTCGAACTGGTCAGCAACGCGGGTCCACGTGATCTGGTGATTGGGCTGATCTCCGGTGGCGGCAGCGCTCTCCTTTGTCGGCCATCGCCCGGCATTTCATTGACGGACAAACTCACCGTCACGCGCTGGCTCAGCTCGCACGGTGCCGACATCGTGGCCCTCAACACCGTTCGCAAACACCTCAGCGACGTCAAAGGAGGAGGACTGCTTCGCGCCAATCGCCATGCACAACTGCTGACGCTCGTGCTGTCGGACGTCCTCGGCGACCCGCTGGACCTGATCGCTTCCGGTCCCACCGTCCCCGATCGCTCCACACCACAAGACGCCCTGTCCGTCCTGCAGCGTTTTGATCCCGAACAACAACTGCCTTCATCCATTTGGAATCGCCTTCGACACGCAGCAGACCATCCCATCGCCACCACCGCCGACGAAGACCACCACCAGACGATCGTGTTGGGCAACAACGCGGTCGCAGTTGACGCGGCGGGCATCGAAGCCGAAGCAAGAGGCTACAACCATGTCATGCACTGCCACCGCGAATCCGAAGGCGACGCGGAAGTCGCGGGGCGACACTTGGCCGACCTCACTCACGCCATGCTCATGGCGGCCCCCAACGTCCACCGGCAGGATGCCTTGCTCAGCGGTGGCGAACCCACGGTTTCATTGGCCGACGCATCCATCCGAGGCGTCGGCGGTCGCAATGGGCAACTGGTCCTGGCGGCCTACGCCAGATTGCTCGAGATCGGTTTGACCGACGACCAATGGTCGCGTCTGGCAATTCTGTCCGGCGGCACGGACGGAGAAGATGGCCCCAGCGAAGCGGCGGGCGGCATGGTCAACGGGGAGATCCATCGACGCATCCAAGAACAAAACTTGGACGTTCACGACACGCTCCGACGCAACGACTCCCATGGCTTCCTGCGACGCGTGGGAGGCCTGCTGCTGACCGGCCCCACTGGAACCAACGTCTGCGACCTACGCATCGCCCTCGTCGATCACCCTCAACACCGCCGCCACACGCCGTCAGCCTCCTAATCAACCACCTATTCCCCACCGCTCCCATCCGCCACAATCAGAAGCGTGCTGAACAAGCACAAGCACCCGTGGCACAACTGGATAGCGCATCGGCCTCCGAAGCCGAAGGTTGTGGGTTCGAATCCCGCCGGGTGTACTCGATCCAAAACCTCTCGGTCTCATGCTTCCACTTCGCACGGACGATTTGAAATGGCTCCGCAATCGGCGCGGCGCCAACCATTCGATGTCGTGATGACCATGGTGCGACCGCCCCATGCGACTCAACGCATCTTCTTTCCAGTGAGGGGCACACCGATCATGCGATCACATTTCTTTTCCTGCAGACTGTTCGTGTTTGCTCTCATGGTTCTGATGTGTGACTCCTTCAAGTCACTGGCTGATGAACCTTCTGCTCCTGCAGACGTGGTCGAATTGCTGGACGGGGCGGACTCTGCCGAGGCAGCCCTGAAGGCGATGATTGCCGCCTCCAATGCCGGGGACGATCAGGCCGCAATGCTGTTGGTCGACCCTGCG is a genomic window containing:
- a CDS encoding BatA domain-containing protein yields the protein MTFFNATLIFGTLAAVVPIALHMLAKREPQRVVFPGVQFLRPKLTTQRSQLQVRRWWLLALRILAVMALALALARPHIASAAASTWWTIGLVGATGVGFLVLASVAIAKGMGRSLAIGMAIAGVVALLGSMLLATRAWANSEDIDLGQEQPVAMALLIDNGPSSARQASPNNNSTSTANGGSSDAGMTRLRRAIGEAIAVMDRLPEGSRLVVLDRSATPVGFSLDIASARVRLSQIQSLPNPLPMDERMRSAVELLRSSDLPGKQLVVVSDWNAETWARDGDSAEASWDDVAVTLLQIDVAEEGADSAADRVPLNRFLTTPKLVDAAPAPQVPIPVSMSIGVEAGSNTGDAPADSLSVTVQMSLYDRDPTLPVIRDGEVVLPSLRRVDRASVRVSPGAQADVVMTLPPLELGIHHAVIELIGNDGFAWDDRRYLTIHLPTPPRVLLVGENVDERNLLGAALTAPQPPDDDSAGIRVAGISYQDLSAVDWDLLDAVVLIDPPLRVDGESQRVLSHENLSQNAWQQVVELAERGGGALVLLGPSMEVVGVPRPKDRIDAADENATRLPDIVRSWRVPEPGTFLDVQQSSHPALRALEQLDDEPAWNAFRIHRYWQCRPKSNSGWQIPMQFAGTEHPAMLTRTIKTSNDQSDGRLLIMTTPLPALAAASRSWNELFSGSDPWPAFVTWRSMVHWATGVTDSSLNALVGAAVVVPDQDPAIIAGKEPVSQEAEASRVLVFPPVSTTVGAGETTDVAEVSLGEQHGVFVGNGRLGTTFLRGPNYWGGFSTNLDPVWSVDERAQPADMDRRFGSQQWTPSSSGNELSIQGRLGGSPPVSLHGPMMLLAVIVFLGEQLLSNRFYRRAGEAI
- a CDS encoding alpha/beta hydrolase, with the protein product MNTPKQTFHANSLGELACTVVDGSDAPTLPVILCHGYGAPGDDLVGLTDYLFQKLGPVGTSVRFVFPVAPGDLADQGMPGGRAWWPLNMASLQQLLQTSQFEQLHDQTPPGIDDASQKLTSTVRAVLESMPNAKANAQVPYVLGGFSQGAMVTMNVALTSELPPPEILVQFSGTLVCGPQWIEAASKKGKARLASTRVLQSHGTMDSILPFSSAATLADTLNEEAAEWEFRPFQGPHTIEAGTLDQLAKWILELTDGQ
- a CDS encoding sigma-54-dependent Fis family transcriptional regulator; the encoded protein is MTSADSLSSFMPVLLGLVGQNATLRGGVVEQNRDRWQTAFWTGDAWDEAESLASQAVADDEWVQSGNFAALGVDALVQPDATASAGEPESDVLPGVGSEAIVLSINEQPADQATLRMLASVLGRYLSLQRSHQNDTRRLWQTTQMLQHAAAWQQLDDDASLLNSMANCACEVLNCERATIFLWDKRTKKLIGRPAIGIESGVLEVEDNAGIVGEALQSKSPRWWSAGGTDEGRVNRRIDRAQNFTTRSLLAVPMVNSRDQVIGVFEAINADPGDHRNESFDAADVRTLSELAMHAALAIESYRTRVDLTETRDRLVEQAAQSKPLIGSHHSMEEIRRNATKVAPTDLSVLVLGSNGTGKEVLAQHIHYQSERRNGPFVAVNCAALVETLLESELFGHEKGAFTDASDTRVGKFELASGGTLFLDEVGDMSAGGQAKLLRVLEEKVVVRVGGSQPIPVDVRVIAATNQPLQQLIEAKKFREDLFFRLNVVSLTLPSLSQRGDDVMELANHFLEDFCRQIGRTMPTFSEDARRAMLSHDWPGNVRELRNTIERVCYLTSGDVIRSEDLMMTPSVNRPSADTGWAEDADGNLNHATRAFQIQHIERLIASCGGNMTEAAGKLGLHRSNLYRKMRQLGMPTSN
- a CDS encoding enoyl-ACP reductase FabI → MQFEGKKGLIIGVANDHSIAWAIAQQILQQGGTCGFTHLPDREDDEKQRNRRRVAKLTDPEDGAAFLLPMDANNDDDIRTVFEHTEKTFGKIDFLLHSIAFADRDDLGRETMHTSRSGFKLAMESSVYSLLAVTAAAEKIMNPGGAVLTMTYYGGEKCVPGYNVMGVCKAALEASMRYLAFDMGARNVRVNALSAGPIRTLAGRAAGVEEMLTMYEHMAPMGRNVTHEEVGQSGAFLLSDASSGISGEILHVDGGYHAMGSPGRLLDEIKKHQ
- a CDS encoding thioredoxin family protein, which translates into the protein MVRTASTMMPLGTAAPDFSLPETDGGTVSLADFKDHKALLVIFLCNHCPYVKHVAEQLKLLSDEYMQHGVGVVGISSNDIEKYPDDNFDAMKAEKESRGYAFPYALDEDQSVAIAYGAACTPDFFLFDADHKLTYRGQLDASRPGSDLPVTGSDLRAALDETIAGRSPKEDQRPSIGCNIKWKEGNEPTYFDPNGTA
- a CDS encoding glycerate kinase type-2 family protein, with translation MFARGVDAVLGDRLLLNSLSADATHLWVGDLAIPRDSFDRLVVIGAGKASAAMAAGLSQFIQSQLPTLTGQPMPVIGHVNVPEGCFRDLPGITIQEARPAGVNEPTEAAIQGTDRILELVSNAGPRDLVIGLISGGGSALLCRPSPGISLTDKLTVTRWLSSHGADIVALNTVRKHLSDVKGGGLLRANRHAQLLTLVLSDVLGDPLDLIASGPTVPDRSTPQDALSVLQRFDPEQQLPSSIWNRLRHAADHPIATTADEDHHQTIVLGNNAVAVDAAGIEAEARGYNHVMHCHRESEGDAEVAGRHLADLTHAMLMAAPNVHRQDALLSGGEPTVSLADASIRGVGGRNGQLVLAAYARLLEIGLTDDQWSRLAILSGGTDGEDGPSEAAGGMVNGEIHRRIQEQNLDVHDTLRRNDSHGFLRRVGGLLLTGPTGTNVCDLRIALVDHPQHRRHTPSAS